One region of Bacillus pumilus genomic DNA includes:
- the spoIIAB gene encoding anti-sigma F factor — translation MRNEMNLTFSALSQNESFARVTVAAFIAQLDPTLDELTEIKTVVSEAVTNSIIHGYDGNPDGKVHIEVTLDDHVVYLTIRDEGMGITDLEEARQPLFTTKPDLERSGMGFTIMENFMDDVMIDSSPEMGTTIRLTKHLSKSKALCN, via the coding sequence ATGAGGAATGAAATGAACCTGACCTTCTCTGCTTTAAGTCAAAATGAATCCTTTGCGAGGGTGACAGTCGCGGCGTTTATCGCCCAGCTTGATCCGACATTAGATGAATTAACAGAAATCAAAACCGTTGTGTCAGAGGCGGTGACAAACTCCATTATCCATGGCTATGATGGGAATCCAGATGGCAAGGTGCATATCGAAGTCACACTTGATGACCATGTTGTGTACCTCACCATCCGTGACGAAGGGATGGGCATTACAGATCTTGAGGAAGCAAGACAGCCGCTTTTCACGACAAAACCAGACTTAGAACGCTCTGGAATGGGTTTTACCATTATGGAGAATTTTATGGATGATGTCATGATAGACTCATCTCCAGAAATGGGCACAACCATCCGTTTAACAAAGCATCTATCAAAAAGCAAAGCGCTTTGTAATTAA
- the spoIIAA gene encoding anti-sigma F factor antagonist: MSLDIDFQVKESVLCIRLTGELDHHSAETLRQKVTNYLETEDIRHIVLNLADLTFMDSSGLGVILGRYKEIKQLGGEMVVCAISPAVNRLFDMSGLFKIIRMEPSEQTALQTLGVAS; encoded by the coding sequence ATGAGCCTTGATATTGATTTTCAAGTAAAAGAGAGCGTACTTTGCATTCGATTAACAGGAGAGCTCGATCATCACTCCGCAGAAACATTGAGACAAAAGGTGACGAATTATTTGGAAACAGAGGACATTCGCCACATCGTGCTCAATTTGGCTGATTTAACGTTTATGGACAGCTCAGGTCTCGGAGTGATTTTAGGAAGATATAAAGAAATTAAACAGCTTGGCGGAGAAATGGTCGTCTGTGCTATTTCGCCAGCAGTGAACCGGTTATTTGATATGTCTGGCTTATTTAAAATCATCCGTATGGAGCCTTCAGAGCAAACGGCATTGCAAACATTGGGGGTGGCATCATGA
- a CDS encoding D-alanyl-D-alanine carboxypeptidase family protein: MILISMVSPSAIAKEKIEKPEEKQTSELVHEAKSAILIERDTGKVLYNKNSDEKLAPASMTKIMTMLLIMEAIDQGKLKMTDKVRTSDYAASMGGSQIFLEPGEEMTVKEMLKGIAIASGNDASVAMAEHIAGSEEQFVKQMNKKAKELGLTSTVFQNPTGLPEKDHYSSAHDMAKMAKELLKYEQITKFTGVYEDYLRQNTDKKFWLVNTNRLIKFYPGVDGLKTGFTGEAKYCLTATAKKGNMRVIAVVFGASTPKDRNAQVVKMLDYAFSQYTTHPLYKRGQDVAEIKVSKGTKKKIQLVTSEPISLLTKKGENVDQIKKEIKLSQDVTAPFSKGTELGTIVLKKDGKVLHESPVQAKEGMEKAGVWTFFKRAMAEFVKWK, from the coding sequence ATGATCCTTATCTCAATGGTTTCACCATCAGCGATAGCGAAAGAAAAGATTGAAAAACCAGAAGAAAAACAAACATCAGAATTGGTGCACGAAGCCAAATCAGCCATCTTAATAGAACGTGACACGGGAAAAGTGCTTTACAACAAAAACAGCGATGAAAAGCTGGCACCCGCAAGTATGACCAAAATCATGACGATGCTTCTCATCATGGAAGCCATTGATCAAGGAAAACTGAAAATGACTGACAAGGTAAGAACAAGCGACTATGCAGCTTCAATGGGAGGGTCACAAATCTTCCTTGAACCTGGAGAAGAAATGACCGTGAAAGAAATGCTGAAAGGCATTGCGATTGCGTCTGGAAATGATGCTTCAGTTGCCATGGCAGAGCATATTGCAGGATCTGAAGAACAGTTTGTGAAGCAAATGAACAAAAAGGCAAAAGAACTCGGCCTCACCTCTACGGTCTTTCAAAACCCAACAGGACTTCCTGAAAAAGACCATTACAGTTCAGCTCATGATATGGCAAAAATGGCAAAAGAGCTGTTGAAATATGAACAAATCACCAAATTCACAGGGGTCTACGAAGACTATCTCCGTCAAAACACCGATAAAAAATTCTGGCTTGTGAATACGAACCGATTGATTAAATTTTATCCAGGTGTCGATGGGTTGAAAACAGGTTTTACAGGCGAAGCCAAATACTGTTTGACCGCAACCGCTAAAAAAGGAAACATGCGCGTCATTGCAGTTGTCTTCGGCGCAAGTACACCGAAAGACAGAAACGCTCAAGTGGTCAAAATGTTAGACTATGCATTTAGTCAATACACCACACACCCGCTTTACAAACGAGGACAAGATGTAGCCGAAATCAAAGTAAGCAAAGGGACAAAGAAAAAAATTCAGCTTGTCACCTCTGAACCAATCTCCCTTTTAACGAAAAAAGGCGAAAATGTGGATCAGATTAAAAAAGAAATCAAATTGTCTCAGGATGTTACGGCCCCATTCTCAAAAGGAACGGAACTTGGAACCATTGTCTTGAAAAAAGACGGAAAAGTGCTGCATGAAAGCCCTGTACAAGCCAAAGAAGGAATGGAAAAAGCGGGCGTTTGGACGTTCTTCAAACGAGCGATGGCTGAATTTGTGAAATGGAAATAA
- a CDS encoding purine-nucleoside phosphorylase, giving the protein MGAQFSEAAAYIKQASTYVPTVGLILGSGLGILADEIENPIKLKYEDIPGFPISTVEGHAGQLVIGTLKGTVVCAMQGRFHFYEGYDMKQVTFPVRVMKEIGIETCIVTNAAGGVNTSFHPGDLMLITDHINMMGTNPLIGPNDSQGVRFPDMSAPYDKDLLALAEETAQRLGISVQQGVYAGMTGPSYETPAEVRFLRTLGADAVGMSTVPEVIVARHAGIKVLGISCISNAASGILDQPLSHDEVIEVTEKVKASFLDLVKDIVKQLS; this is encoded by the coding sequence GTGGGAGCACAGTTTTCAGAAGCGGCGGCATACATTAAACAAGCATCGACATACGTACCAACAGTTGGATTGATCTTAGGTTCAGGGCTTGGCATTTTAGCAGATGAGATTGAAAATCCAATCAAATTGAAATATGAAGATATTCCTGGATTCCCTATTTCAACAGTAGAGGGTCATGCAGGACAGCTCGTCATCGGGACGCTGAAAGGCACTGTCGTATGTGCGATGCAAGGACGTTTTCACTTCTATGAAGGATATGATATGAAGCAAGTGACGTTTCCAGTCCGTGTGATGAAAGAAATTGGCATTGAGACATGCATCGTGACAAATGCAGCCGGCGGTGTGAATACTTCATTCCATCCAGGCGATCTCATGCTGATTACAGATCATATCAATATGATGGGGACCAATCCATTAATTGGTCCAAATGACAGTCAAGGCGTTCGTTTCCCTGATATGTCTGCCCCATACGATAAAGATTTGCTGGCACTTGCAGAAGAAACAGCTCAGCGGTTAGGCATATCTGTACAGCAGGGTGTTTATGCAGGGATGACAGGTCCTTCATATGAAACACCGGCTGAAGTTCGTTTCCTTAGAACACTTGGCGCAGATGCTGTAGGCATGTCGACGGTCCCAGAGGTGATTGTTGCGCGTCATGCAGGAATCAAAGTGCTAGGTATTTCATGCATTTCTAATGCGGCATCAGGTATTTTAGATCAGCCGCTGTCTCATGATGAAGTCATTGAAGTAACCGAAAAAGTGAAAGCGAGTTTCCTTGATTTAGTAAAAGACATTGTCAAACAACTCTCATAG
- the deoB gene encoding phosphopentomutase, with protein sequence MPDYQYKRIFLVVMDSVGIGEAPDAAEFNDVGADTLGHIAEKMNGLHMPNMAKLGLSHIKEIKGIPADEKPLAYYGKMQEASNGKDTMTGHWEIMGLYIDTPFRVFPDGFPDELLNELKEKTGRGIIGNKPASGTEILDELGEEHMKTGDLIVYTSADSVLQIAAHEEVVPLDELYRICEIARELTLDEKYMVGRIIARPFVGEPGAFVRTPNRHDYALKPFDRTVMNELKDDGLDVIAIGKISDIYDGEGITSSLRTKSNMDGMDKLVDTLKTDFTGLSFLNLVDFDALYGHRRDPEGYGKALEEFDARLPEVFDLLKEDDLLVITADHGNDPVHHGTDHTREYVPLIAYSKKHQGANELPTPKTFADLGATVADNFKTTMPKYGTSFLSKLK encoded by the coding sequence ATGCCTGATTATCAGTATAAACGCATTTTCCTCGTCGTAATGGATTCAGTAGGAATTGGGGAAGCACCTGATGCTGCTGAATTTAATGATGTAGGTGCAGATACACTAGGACATATTGCTGAAAAAATGAACGGGCTTCATATGCCGAATATGGCGAAGCTTGGGCTGAGTCATATTAAAGAAATCAAAGGAATTCCAGCGGATGAGAAGCCGCTTGCGTATTATGGGAAAATGCAAGAGGCATCAAATGGTAAAGATACAATGACAGGACACTGGGAAATCATGGGTCTTTACATAGACACACCGTTCAGAGTTTTTCCAGACGGATTCCCAGATGAACTATTAAATGAACTAAAAGAAAAAACAGGCAGAGGCATTATTGGAAATAAACCTGCGTCTGGTACTGAAATTTTAGACGAGCTTGGCGAAGAGCACATGAAAACAGGCGATCTAATCGTTTATACATCTGCGGATTCTGTGCTGCAAATTGCTGCGCACGAAGAAGTGGTGCCATTAGATGAACTTTACCGTATTTGTGAAATTGCACGTGAGCTCACATTAGATGAAAAATACATGGTTGGCCGCATTATCGCCCGTCCATTTGTCGGGGAGCCTGGCGCATTTGTCAGAACACCGAACCGTCATGACTATGCTTTAAAACCATTTGACCGAACAGTGATGAATGAGCTGAAAGATGATGGGCTCGATGTGATTGCGATTGGCAAAATCTCTGATATTTATGATGGAGAAGGAATCACCTCTTCTCTCAGAACAAAATCGAACATGGACGGAATGGACAAGCTGGTTGATACACTTAAAACAGACTTTACGGGACTCAGCTTTTTAAACCTTGTTGATTTTGACGCCCTTTACGGACATAGAAGAGATCCAGAGGGTTACGGAAAAGCACTAGAGGAATTTGACGCCCGTCTTCCTGAAGTGTTTGACCTGTTAAAAGAGGATGATCTTCTTGTCATTACAGCAGATCATGGAAATGACCCGGTTCATCACGGAACAGATCATACAAGAGAATACGTTCCGCTCATTGCTTACAGCAAAAAGCATCAAGGAGCAAATGAACTGCCAACTCCAAAAACCTTTGCTGATCTTGGAGCAACGGTCGCAGACAATTTCAAGACAACGATGCCAAAATATGGCACAAGCTTTTTATCTAAACTCAAATAG